A stretch of the Medicago truncatula cultivar Jemalong A17 chromosome 5, MtrunA17r5.0-ANR, whole genome shotgun sequence genome encodes the following:
- the LOC11407079 gene encoding cytochrome P450 CYP736A12 codes for MFSTTIIIPFILFTFTYLLFKFYLREKQNTINHKKPPGPPTLPIIGNLHMLGKLPHRTLQSLSKKYGSIMSLQLGQVPTIVISSSKAAESFLKTHDINFASRPKTQASQLIFYGSKGLAFSEYGPYWRSVKKLCTLKLLSASKVEMFGPIRKKELDVLVKSLEKVVLVGEVVNVSEIVENLIEDIVYKMILGRGKYEQFDLKKLVQEGMAMLGAFNLADYVSWLGPFDLQGFTRTCKKTGKALDEVLEMIITEHEQSTNVDKVRHEDFIDILLSIVHQTVDPENEQSGVIDRTNIKAILLDMIVAGIDTATTTIEWALSELFRHPRVMKKLQDEIQNEVGNKRMVEENDLKKLNYLDMVVDETLRLYPVGPLLLPRECRESITIDGYFIKEKTRVIVNAWAIGRDSNIWLENADEFYPERFSDKKMNYQGQQFESIPFGSGRRRCPGIQLGLVTVRFVVAQLVHCFNWELPHNISPSNLNMEEKFGVTIPRAQHLHAIPSYRLECDEKLE; via the exons ATgttttcaacaacaataataattccTTTCATTCTCTTCACTTTCACATACCTTTTATTCAAATTCTACTTACgtgaaaaacaaaacaccataaatcataaaaaaccACCAGGTCCACCAACACTACCAATAATAGGAAACCTTCACATGTTAGGTAAACTTCCACATAGAACACTTCAATCACTGTCCAAAAAATATGGTTCAATCATGTCCTTACAACTTGGTCAAGTTCCAACAATTGTTATTTCATCTTCAAAAGCTGCAGAATCATTCCTCAAAACTCATGACATCAATTTTGCAAGTCGGCCAAAGACTCAAGCATCTCAGCTCATTTTTTATGGTTCCAAAGGGTTGGCTTTTTCTGAGTATGGTCCTTATTGGCGTAGTGTAAAGAAACTTTGCACTTTGAAACTTCTTAGTGCTTCAAAAGTTGAGATGTTTGGTCCTATTAGGAAGAAGGAGTTGGATGTTTTGGTTAAGTCATTAGAGAAAGTTGTTTTGGTAGGTGAGGTTGTGAATGTTAGTGAGATTGTAGAGAATCTTATTGAAGATATTGTGTATAAGATGATATTGGGTAGGGGTAAGTATGAGCAATTTGATTTAAAGAAGTTGGTTCAAGAAGGAATGGCTATGCTTGGAGCTTTTAATCTGGCTGATTATGTTTCTTGGTTAGGTCCTTTTGATCTTCAG GGATTTACACGAACCTGCAAGAAAACCGGTAAAGCACTTGATGAGGTATTGGAGATGATAATTACAGAGCATGAACAAAGCACTAATGTAGACAAAGTTCGTCATGAAGATTTCATTGATATACTTCTCTCAATTGTGCACCAAACGGTAGATCCAGAAAATGAACAAAGTGGTGTTATTGACAGAACTAACATCAAGGCAATTTTACTAGACATGATTGTGGCAGGAATTGATACAGCCACTACCACGATTGAGTGGGCTTTATCTGAACTTTTCAGACATCCAAGAGTGATGAAAAAGCTTCAAGATGAGATACAAAATGAAGTAGGAAATAAAAGAATGGTCGAAGAgaatgatttgaagaagttgaatTACTTAGATATGGTGGTTGATGAGACATTAAGACTTTACCCTGTTGGACCCTTATTACTTCCTCGTGAATGTAGAGAAAGCATAACAATTGATGGATATTTTATAAAGGAAAAGACACGAGTTATAGTAAATGCATGGGCTATAGGGAGAGATTCAAATATTTGGTTAGAAAACGCTGATGAGTTTTATCCAGAGAGATTTAGTgataagaaaatgaattatcAAGGACAGCAATTTGAATCTATACCATTTGGTTCAGGTCGTAGACGTTGTCCTGGGATTCAATTGGGTTTGGTTACGGTTAGATTTGTTGTAGCTCAATTGGTGCATTGCTTTAATTGggaacttccacataatattaGCCCTTCCAATTTGAATATGGAAGAGAAATTTGGAGTCACTATACCAAGGGCTCAACATTTGCACGCAATACCGAGTTATCGTTTGGAATGTGATGAGAAGCTTGAATAG
- the LOC11405509 gene encoding cytochrome P450 CYP736A12, with protein MSFALTTTMFAFLLFTFMYFLFKLYLHPKQKTLNHKKPPGPSTLPIIGNLHILGKLPHRTLQSLSKKYGPIMSLQLGQVPTIIISSSKAAESFLKTHDIVFASRPKVQGSDLMSYGSKGMAFSEYGPYWRSVRKFCTLKLFSASKVEMFGPIRKEKLDVLVISLEKAALEGEVVNVSEVVENLIEDIVYKMMFGRSKYEQFDMNKLVLEAMALMGAFNLADYVPWLGVFDLQGLTRACKKTSKALDEVLEMIITEHEQTTNTDKTRNEDFVDILLSIMHQTIDVEGEQNLVIDRTNIKAILLDMIAASVHTSATTIEWALSELLRHSRVMKILQDEIQNEVGNKRMVEEKDLKKFNYLDMVVDETLRLYPVGPLLIPRECRESITIDGYFITKKTRVIVNAWAIGRDCNVWSENADEFYPERFIDKKMNYQGHEFESIPFGSGRRRCPGIQLGLIIVKLVIAQFVHCFNWELPHNISPSNLNMEEKFGLSIPRAQHLQAIPSYRLDDAKHE; from the exons ATGTCTTTTGCACTAACAACAACAATGtttgcttttcttctcttcacttTCATGTACTTTCTATTCAAACTCTACTTacatccaaaacaaaaaaccctaaaccatAAAAAACCACCAGGTCCATCAACACTACCAATAATTGGAAATCTTCACATATTAGGCAAACTTCCACATAGAACACTTCAATCACTCTCCAAAAAATATGGTCCAATCATGTCCTTACAACTTGGTCAAGTTCCAACTATTATCATTTCATCTTCAAAAGCTGCAGAATCATTCCTCAAAACTCATGACATCGTTTTTGCAAGTCGACCAAAGGTTCAAGGATCAGATCTCATGTCTTATGGTTCCAAAGGGATGGCTTTTTCTGAGTATGGTCCTTATTGGCGTAGTGTGAGGAAATTTTGCACTTTGAAACTTTTTAGTGCTTCAAAAGTTGAGATGTTTGGTCCTATTAGGAAGGAGAAGTTGGATGTTTTGGTTATATCTTTGGAGAAAGCTGCCTTGGAGGGTGAGGTTGTGAATGTTAGTGAGGTTGTAGAGAATCTTATTGAGGATATTGTGTATAAGATGATGTTTGGTCGGAGTAAGTATGAGCAATTTGACATGAATAAGTTAGTTCTAGAAGCAATGGCTTTGATGGGAGCTTTTAATCTGGCTGATTATGTACCTTGGCTAGGCGTTTTTGACCTTCAG ggATTAACACGAGCTTGCAAAAAAACCAGTAAAGCCCTCGATGAGGTTTTGGAGATGATAATAACAGAGCACGAACAGACTACTAATACTGACAAAACTCGTAATGAAGACTTTGTAGACATACTTCTTTCAATTATGCACCAAACCATTGATGTCGAGGGTGAACAAAATCTCGTCATTGATCGAACTAACATCAAGGCTATTTTGCTCGACATGATAGCGGCATCAGTTCATACATCTGCTACCACGATTGAGTGGGCTTTATCTGAACTTCTAAGGCATTCAAGAGTGATGAAAATTCTTCAAGATGAGATACAAAATGAAGTAGGAAATAAAAGAATGGTTGAAGAGAAGGATCTGAAGAAGTTTAATTACTTAGATATGGTTGTTGATGAAACCTTAAGACTTTATCCTGTTGGACCCTTATTAATCCCTCGTGAATGTAGAGAGAGCATAACAATTGATGGATATTTTATAACGAAAAAGACTCGAGTTATAGTAAATGCATGGGCTATTGGGAGAGATTGTAACGTTTGGTCAGAAAATGCTGATGAATTTTACCCAGAGAGATTTATtgacaagaaaatgaattatcAAGGACATGAGTTTGAATCTATACCATTTGGTTCTGGTCGTAGGCGTTGTCCTGGAATTCAATTGGGTTTAATTATCGTTAAGTTGGTTATAGCTCAATTTGTGCATTGCTTTAACTGggaacttccacataatattaGTCCTTCCAATTTGAATATGGAGGAGAAATTTGGACTCTCTATACCAAGAGCTCAGCATTTGCAGGCAATACCGAGTTATCGTTTGGATGATGCTAAGCATGAATAG
- the LOC11406321 gene encoding cytochrome P450 CYP736A12, whose translation MSFAATTMLYFLLFTFIYLLFKLFLHPKQNTINHKKPPGPPTLPIIGNLHMLGKLPHRTLQSLSKRYGPIMSLQLGQVPTIVISSSKGAESFLKTHDIVFASRPKIQGSELMSYGSKGLPFSEYGPYWRSMRKFCTLKLLSASKVEKSGPIRKEELGVLVNTLKKASLVGEVVNVSEIVENLIEDIVYKMILGRGKYEQFDLKKMIKDGLTLMGAFNLADYVPWLGIFDLQGLTQACKKTSKALDEVLEMIITEHEQTTNTDDPKDFVDTVLSIMHQTIDVEGGQDLVIDRTIIKAILLDMIGASIDTSSNVIEWALSELLRHPRVMKILQDEIQNEVGNKRMVEEKDLKNFNYLDMVVDETLRLYPVAPLLIPRECRENITIDDYSIKEKTRVIVNAWAIGRDPDVWSENAEEFYPERFIEKKMNYLGQEFESIPFGSGRRRCPGIQLGMITVKLVIAQFVHCFNWELPHNISPSNLNMEEKFGLTIPRAQHLHAIPSYRLDDAKLE comes from the exons ATGTCTTTTGCAGCAACAACTATGCTCTATTTCCTTCTCTTCACTTTCATATACCTTTTATTCAAACTCTTCTTACATCCAAAACAAAATACCATTAACCATAAAAAGCCACCAGGTCCACCAACACTACCAATAATAGGAAACCTTCACATGTTAGGTAAACTTCCACATAGAACACTTCAATCACTCTCCAAAAGATATGGTCCAATCATGTCCTTACAACTTGGTCAAGTTCCAACAATTGTTATTTCATCTTCAAAAGGAGCAGAATCATTCCTCAAAACCCATGACATCGTTTTCGCAAGCCGACCGAAGATTCAAGGATCAGAGCTCATGTCCTATGGTTCTAAAGGGTTGCCTTTTTCTGAGTATGGTCCTTATTGGCGCAGTATGAGGAAATTTTGCACTTTGAAACTTCTTAGTGCTTCAAAAGTTGAGAAGTCGGGTCCTATTAGAAAAGAGGAGTTGGGTGTTTTGGTTAACACTTTGAAGAAAGCTTCTTTGGTAGGTGAGGTTGTGAATGTTAGTGAGATTGTCGAGAATCTTATTGAGGATATTGTGTATAAGATGATATTGGGTAGAGGTAAGTATGAGCAATTTGACTTGAAGAAGATGATTAAAGATGGATTAACTTTGATGGGAGCTTTTAATCTGGCTGATTATGTTCCTTGGCTAGGCATTTTTGACCTTCAG GGATTAACACAAGCTTGCAAAAAAACCAGTAAAGCTCTTGATGAAGTTTTGGAGATGATAATAACAGAGCATGAACAAACTACTAATACAGACGATCCTAAAGATTTTGTAGACACAGTTCTTTCAATTATGCACCAAACCATTGATGTTGAGGGTGGACAAGATCTCGTCATTGATCGAACGATCATCAAGGCTATTTTGCTCGACATGATAGGGGCATCAATTGATACATCTTCAAACGTGATAGAGTGGGCTTTATCTGAACTTTTAAGGCATCCAAGAGTGATGAAAATTCTTCAAGATGAAATACAAAATGAAGTAGGAAATAAGAGAATGGTTGAAGAAAAGGATTTGAAGAATTTTAATTACCTAGATATGGTGGTTGATGAAACCTTAAGACTTTATCCTGTTGCACCTTTATTAATCCCTCGTGAATGTAGAGAGAACATAAcaattgatgattattctataAAAGAAAAGACACGAGTTATAGTAAATGCATGGGCAATTGGGAGAGATCCTGATGTTTGGTCAGAAAATGCTGAAGAATTTTACCCAGAGAGatttattgagaaaaaaatgaattatctCGGACAAGAGTTTGAATCTATACCATTTGGTTCTGGTCGTAGACGTTGTCCTGGAATTCAATTGGGTATGATTACGGTTAAGTTGGTTATAGCTCAATTCGTGCATTGCTTTAACTGggaacttccacataatattaGTCCTTCCAATTTGAATATGGAGGAGAAATTTGGACTCACTATACCAAGAGCTCAGCATTTGCACGCAATACCAAGTTATCGTTTGGATGATGCTAAGCTTGAATAG